TCCTTGTACGTGAACTTCAGGATGTCCTTTTTGGGGATGAAGTGTTCTTTGGCCACGAGCGCCTTGCCCCCGGACAAGGTCGTGAAGGCGAGTGCGGTTGTGCTCGAGAGCAACACTGTACAGGCAAGCATGAGAACGAAAGCAGACAGGGGGAGACGCGTATGCATGGGACCTCCAGGATCCGTATTTTCCCTGCCTCCGCACAGAGAGTTCTTCGGACAATTGTTCCGCTTTTGGAGGGGATCGGTCAAGGTATTACGCGGCTTCTCGCGATGGCAGTCGCCATGGGCGAGGCTTGACGAGTTGTCATTGCGCCGAGCGGGCGGAGTCGGTGGGGACTGCTAGGGAGGCAGCCATGGGAAATCTGCGTTTAGACGGGGAGGTAGAGCGTGAATTGGAACTTGCGTTCGAGGACTTGGCCGGGTTCCCGGGACAGGTGGACGACCTGACGAGGCTCGTCCCCGGGCGCGAGGGTGGGGCGGTGCGGTTCGGATCTCTGCTTGAGGCCGCGCAGCCGAGGGCGTCGGCGACCCACGCGACGCTCTCCTCGGGGGACGGAGACTTCACAGCGAGTGTGCCGCTCGAGGCCCTCGCCGAAGCGGTGGTCGCCTACCGCGACGGCGACGCGGCCCTGCCGGCCAGTCGGGGTGGCCCGTTCCGGTTCTTCATTCCGGAAGGTGGGGCGTGCGCCACGGCTGAGGTGGACCAGTGCGCGAACGTGAAGTTCCTCGCGACGATCCGCTTCACCGCCGGACGAGGCCAGGATAGCCGGCCGACGAATCCGACCGAGCACGCAGAACTCCACGAGCACGACGAGAACTGATCCCGAAACGGGCCCCGATCTCGGAACGGCCCTATCGCGAACCGGACTGAGCGCGAGGCCGGCGGTAGACCCGCCGACCTCGCTTCTCTCGATCAGTCCAGCAGCGAGTCGCTGTAGGCCAGGAAGGCCTGCGACGCGGAGCTAGTGTAGTGTGAGCCGAGGAGGATGAACATCTCATCCTCGACAGTCACGCCGCCGATCAGTCGGCAGGCATCACAGTCGCCGTCGCCCGCACCCGGGGACGAATCGCAGGCGGAGTGGTTGCCGCTGCAGAGGGCGTTGTGGTTCGGGCCGCCGATGCAGCGCGTGCTGCCGGCGCTACACGGTCCGCCCGGGACGAACAGCAGGGGGGGCTCAGGCGACGTCGAACGCCGCTTCACGTCCTGAATGTCCGTGGCGCCGTTGTCGTAGAGCGCGCAGTACTTGTAGGTACGATCGTTCGTGCCGTCGCCGGTGTGATCGACCGGCGGGTCGAAGAGCAGCTGAACGGGGTCGTTGTATTCGGTCGACACGTAGATCGGGGCGCCACCCGGCGCGGTGCATCCGCCCCCCGAGCAGGGGGTCTGCGGCGGGCCCCAGATTCGGAACAACACGCCACGCTTGTGCGTGTGCGAGTCCAATTCGAACAGGAACGAGTCGGCTGGCAACGTGTAGGTGCGACAGTACTCGCGCGTCTCGAACTGCGGCACGCTCATCACGAAGATGTCATCCGAGTCGAAGATCGTCCCGATGGCATTCGCATCGGTCGTATCTGCGAACCACATGTTGTGGTACTGCTCGATCGTCGTGTCGGTGGGCGTGAGGTTGAAGCCGTGGGAGTTCCACACGGTGAATCCCTGGATCGGGACCACGCCGAACACGCCGTCGGGGAAGGTGATCCGGTGGTAGGACTCTTGCGAGCCGCCGATCCGAGGTGAGTTCGGGGTGCCCTGACCGTTGATGCTGAAGCCCATGTCTGGCGGGCCCCACCCCAGGCAGGCGACCGTCGAACTGACCGCGCTGGCGCACGCGGAGCGTGTGCCGCACTCTGCACCGCCGGCTGCGGCTGGTACGCCGAGTTGAGTCGGGTCACACGACGTCCCCTCGTTGACGCCGCCGAGGCACGACCATGCGCCCCATCCCGGGTGCGTCCAATCGTGGGCGCCGATGTAGGCCTGGATAATGCTGTGATGCGACTGCGGGTCCTGTGCGAGGAGTCGGTCGTGGATACGAATGCAAGTGCGCAGAGGTCCACCCATCTCCGGTGGGCAGGGGGTCTGTGCGTTTAACGGGACCTGGCCGTTCAAGTCGTAGCGGGTCGCGTAACAGACCTCGTCCTCATCGTTGGCGGGCACGACCCACGGGGGCGCGTAGAACTGAATGCCCTCACCCGCGGGGGGCGGTTCGAGCGGTGGGATCTTGTTTGGGGTGGGTTCGCCGAAGCAGCCATCGAACAGGCTTTCGGTGCCGAGGACCGTTCCCGTTTTGGGGGCGCCCGCGCGGATCCACTCGCGCAATCCGGCGAGGCGGTTTGTATCGACCGGGGCCAATCCGCCGGTCGGCATCTGCGCTCCCGGAACCGATGCGGGTTCACCGAGCGTGGCGGTCGCGAGCTTATGGTAGAGGAAGCTCACGCGCGCGTCGCC
This DNA window, taken from Candidatus Binatia bacterium, encodes the following:
- a CDS encoding molybdopterin-dependent oxidoreductase; translated protein: MGNLRLDGEVERELELAFEDLAGFPGQVDDLTRLVPGREGGAVRFGSLLEAAQPRASATHATLSSGDGDFTASVPLEALAEAVVAYRDGDAALPASRGGPFRFFIPEGGACATAEVDQCANVKFLATIRFTAGRGQDSRPTNPTEHAELHEHDEN